A region of the bacterium genome:
CAGCTTTTTGATGAGCATCAACAGGGCAGAGATCATACTTTTAAGCTCTGGTTTATTCTTAATACCGAAATATGGTTCAGAGAATTTATAGACAGATAAATTTTTTACTGTTTTTTAAGGAGTATTCAATTAATGAGTGAAAATAAACTTGAGTGGCTTTATAACCGTTTAAAATTAATGAGTTTTGGCGAGATAATGCACAGAATTTTAAATATTTTAAAATCATTCAGTGAGAAAATTCAAATAAAACAAAAAGAAAAACAAATAAAACTTTTCAGAAAATTCAATAATTATTATTTTGATGACTTAAGTCATATAATTGATTATTATTCTTCGAATGAAGATTTAATGAAAAAACTTTTTAAAAATGCCGAAAAAACTTTAGACCATAAAATTTCTTTTTTTTCATTAAAAGATATAAATTTAGGGCAAAAAATTAACTGGCATAAAGATTATTCTTCCGATAAAGTTTATCCGTTAAAATTTTATTCTGATATTGATTATAGGGATTCTGAAGCCGGAAATGTTAAGTATGTATGGGAATTAAACAGGTTTCAGCATTTGTTTCCTCTGTCTCAGGCTTATATTTTGGGCGGAGATGAGAAATATGCCGATGAAATAATAAATCAAATAAATAACTGGATTAATGATAATCCGTATATGAGAGGAATTAACTGGACAAGTTCTCTTGAACATTCATTGCGATTAATTTCCTGGTCCTGGGGATTATTTTCACTGGATAAAAAAAATTATCAAATCAGTGAAAGTGTTAAAGAAAAAATCAGCACAAGTATTTTTCAGCAAACAGAATTTATTTATAACAACCTGTCCTCTTATTCTTCCGCGAATGACCACTTAATAGGAGAAGCAATGGGACTGGCTTTTATCGGAACTTTTTTTGATTATGAAAAGGATTCCGATAAGTGGCAAAAAAAAGGTATCAGAATACTGTTTGAAGAACTGGAAAAACAGGTTTTTGAAGACGGACTTGATAAAGAACAGGCATTCGGATACCATTGCTTCGTTTTAAACATGTTTTTGACAACATTTATATTCTTAGAAAAAAATAATGTAACTATACCTGATAAATATTGGCAGAAATTGGAGAAAATGGCTGATTGTATTATGAATTTTTCAGACAGCAGCTTTAATTTGCCGAATTTTGGAGATGCAGATGACAGTTTTATTTTAAAACTTGATAATTCTTTTGATAATGAACTGCCTGTTAAGACAGCTGCAAGATTTTTATTGAATACTTCATCAATAATATTTAACAGACCTGATTTTAAGTATTTAACGAAAAATATTATTGATGAAAAAACCTTATGGATTTTGGATAAAAAAAAGATAAATGAATATTTTAATTCATCGGTAACTATGCCTTTAAGACAGTCTTTGTATTTAGAACAAAGCGGTTATGTTCTTTTAAAAGATAAAAATACTGATGCTTTTATGGATGTGGGAGTGCTTGGTTACTTGTCTATTGCTGCACATGCCCATTCAGATGCTTTGTCCTTTTGTTTAAATTATAAAAACAAGGAATTTTTGATTGATGCCGGCACTTTTGCATATCACACCGAACAGAAGCAGAGAAATTATTTCAGGGGAACGAGCGCACATAATACAATAGAAATTGACGGACAAAATCAATCGCAAATCGGCGGCAATTTTATGTGGCTCACAAAAGCAGAAACAAGTGTTGATAAAATAATTATTAATGAAGAATTTGACTATGTAAGGGCATATCATAACGGTTATATTCAACAAAGCATTAATGTTACCCACAAACGCGAGATTCTGTTTATGAAAGATAAATTTATTCTTATTATAGACAGGTTAAAAAATTATGATAAAAAATCGCATAAATACAGCCTCCACTGGCATACAGGAGAAAATTGCTCAACTTCCTTATTTCCTGAATTTAATTTGTGCAAAATAAGTAATCAGGAAGAAACTGTTTATTTGAAAACTTTTAGTGAGGTTTTATTAAATAAAAAAATAATTAAAGGCAGTGAAAATCCTGTTATGGGTTGGGTTTCAAAAAAATTCGATTCAAAGATTCTGTCAGAAAGCATCGAAACTAATTTTGAATCTTCTTCTTCAACGATAATTAACAGTTTAATTTACTTTGATGATAAATTAGAATTTGATTATAGTGAGCAAAAATTAAAAATATATGATAATGCCAAAATTTATGATTATGACATTTCAAAAGAAATATTTTAGTATATAAAAACAGGACTAATTTCTTAGA
Encoded here:
- a CDS encoding alginate lyase family protein; translated protein: MSENKLEWLYNRLKLMSFGEIMHRILNILKSFSEKIQIKQKEKQIKLFRKFNNYYFDDLSHIIDYYSSNEDLMKKLFKNAEKTLDHKISFFSLKDINLGQKINWHKDYSSDKVYPLKFYSDIDYRDSEAGNVKYVWELNRFQHLFPLSQAYILGGDEKYADEIINQINNWINDNPYMRGINWTSSLEHSLRLISWSWGLFSLDKKNYQISESVKEKISTSIFQQTEFIYNNLSSYSSANDHLIGEAMGLAFIGTFFDYEKDSDKWQKKGIRILFEELEKQVFEDGLDKEQAFGYHCFVLNMFLTTFIFLEKNNVTIPDKYWQKLEKMADCIMNFSDSSFNLPNFGDADDSFILKLDNSFDNELPVKTAARFLLNTSSIIFNRPDFKYLTKNIIDEKTLWILDKKKINEYFNSSVTMPLRQSLYLEQSGYVLLKDKNTDAFMDVGVLGYLSIAAHAHSDALSFCLNYKNKEFLIDAGTFAYHTEQKQRNYFRGTSAHNTIEIDGQNQSQIGGNFMWLTKAETSVDKIIINEEFDYVRAYHNGYIQQSINVTHKREILFMKDKFILIIDRLKNYDKKSHKYSLHWHTGENCSTSLFPEFNLCKISNQEETVYLKTFSEVLLNKKIIKGSENPVMGWVSKKFDSKILSESIETNFESSSSTIINSLIYFDDKLEFDYSEQKLKIYDNAKIYDYDISKEIF